The Trichoderma breve strain T069 chromosome 2, whole genome shotgun sequence DNA segment TTGACAACGGAACCTTCTTGTCGTTCAAAACCGTATCGCACACCTCGCGCAGCACGCCTTGGATCTCAAATCTGCTGCCTCTCCACGCGGCTGTGAGGATCTTGCCCGTGACACGGCGCTCGTACTCAACACGCTTCTCCTCTGTCCAGTCCTcgcctcctctctcttccatcttggccatgtcCTCCACTGTCTGCTGCGCATCGATGGCGCTGCTGATGGTGTTCCAAGTATCCTTGACCAGTGTGCCCTTGTCCTTTAGCTTGCTGAAGAAGCCGCCAATGCCGAGGAACTTTTGGCTGCGCAAAAGGGTTGAGGCCTTGGACATGTAAGTCTGGCCGATAGCATGGAGGATGTCGATACCGAATGACTCCATCTTGAGATTCTCCACCTCGAGCCGCATCTTCTCCTGGAAGGCTCGTGTTACGTCGGCGCCCTTGTCTGTCTCCGTCCACACGCTGACCCTGTCCAGCAGCTTCCGTGTGAGGGCCTCAACGCGCTCCTTGCGAATGCGCGCGCGCTCTTTCTCATAAGCAAGCAGCTTTTCCCGCTGTTCCTTACTCATTCCGCCCTTCTTGCGTTCCTTGCCTTTGAGGTCCTCCTCGGTCGTGCCGACTTCATTTTCCATATCCTCGTGGGCCTTGTCTGTGAGCGCTGCTCGGATGGGGATGCGATTCCGAGAGCCAAATGAGGGGGTCGGAGACGTGGCTTCCGATCGGGGCGGCGGTGTTGAGGTAGCAGACGGAGCAGATGGtgtctttgccttctctTCGTCCACGACCACCGTGGGCGGCGGTGGCACAGACGCAGAACCTGTGAAAGACTCTCggttctccttctccttcatgcTCTCCTTCATAGCCTCGGCAGTTCCCGGGAACTCGTCGTCCTCCTGAGGCGGCGCTGCCTCTCCTTCgccttcctctccctccatAGCGATGTCCATTGTGGCCGCCAGATCTTTCATCAAGCTAATCTCACCGATCCAGTCGACAAAGGcctcgccgccaaagatggcagagaAGAATTCGGCCGGGTCGACAAAGCCCTCCTGTGGCTTTGCGTGGTCCTTTCCATACTTGTCGTATGCCTTTCGCAGCTCCCCGTCGGAGAGAACCTGATAGGCTTCACCGATGGCTTGGAACTTTTCGTGTGCGGTCGGATCATTTGGGTTCTTATCTGGCGTTGGGACAGCCAGTTAGTCAGTGCGCAaagagggaaagagaaagaaacagaaCGTAGAAACGCAGAACGGGATGCGCCGCTAAATACCTGGATGGTGGACAATGGCCATCTTGCGGTAGGCCTTCTTGATCTCCAGCTCAGAGGCCGTCGGCGAGACGCCGAGGGTGTCATAGTAGGCCGTATCGACGACCATTTTGGATGATTGATGCTTATTCGGCGAATACGGCGCTTCAGATGTGTATGTTTGCGAAAGCAAGGAAAAGCGAAAGGGCTGGCTGCGCTGTGTGAGATGCAAGTTGTTATCGCGGCATTAGACGAGGGATGGCATATTCGCTCTCCGCAACCGAAATTTTGCCCAAGATTGAGTGTGCTTTTGTTTCGTCGGCGCTACGTAATGGCGGGGCAGTGCCTGCTAGGCCTGAACAAAGGCC contains these protein-coding regions:
- a CDS encoding x-domain of dnaJ-containing domain-containing protein — protein: MVVDTAYYDTLGVSPTASELEIKKAYRKMAIVHHPDKNPNDPTAHEKFQAIGEAYQVLSDGELRKAYDKYGKDHAKPQEGFVDPAEFFSAIFGGEAFVDWIGEISLMKDLAATMDIAMEGEEGEGEAAPPQEDDEFPGTAEAMKESMKEKENRESFTGSASVPPPPTVVVDEEKAKTPSAPSATSTPPPRSEATSPTPSFGSRNRIPIRAALTDKAHEDMENEVGTTEEDLKGKERKKGGMSKEQREKLLAYEKERARIRKERVEALTRKLLDRVSVWTETDKGADVTRAFQEKMRLEVENLKMESFGIDILHAIGQTYMSKASTLLRSQKFLGIGGFFSKLKDKGTLVKDTWNTISSAIDAQQTVEDMAKMEERGGEDWTEEKRVEYERRVTGKILTAAWRGSRFEIQGVLREVCDTVLNDKKVPLSKRLERAQALVLIGEIFLKAERSPEEEGDYLLFEQLVAEAAIKKDKHDEHKHKKDKKSKTAEEIAQDAPNVPKSETAA